A window of the Vigna angularis cultivar LongXiaoDou No.4 chromosome 3, ASM1680809v1, whole genome shotgun sequence genome harbors these coding sequences:
- the LOC108345806 gene encoding GDP-mannose 3,5-epimerase 2, which produces MGSAGKTDYGEYTYESLEREPYWPSEKLKISITGAGGFIASHIARRLKTEGHYVIASDWKKNEHMTEDMFCDEFHLVDLRVMDNCLKVTEGVDHVFNLAADMGGMGFIQSNHSVIMYNNTMISFNMIEAARINGIKRFFYASSACIYPEFKQLETNVSLKESDAWPAEPQDAYGLEKLATEELCKHYNKDFGIECRIGRFHNIYGPFGTWKGGREKAPAAFCRKVITSTDRFEMWGDGLQTRSFTFIDECVEGVLRLTKSDFREPVNIGSDEMVSMNEMAEIILGFENKNIPIHHIPGPEGVRGRNSDNTLIKEKLGWAPTMKLKDGLRITYFWIKEQIEKEKAQGTDISVYGSSKVVQTQAPVQLGSLRAADGKE; this is translated from the exons ATGGGAAGTGCTGGAAAAACTGACTATGGTGAGTACACTTATGAGAGTCTTGAGAGAGAGCCTTACTGGCCCTCAGAGAAGCTTAAGATTTCCATCACTGGGGCTGGGGGTTTTATTGCATCACACATAGCTCGGCGCCTCAAGACGGAGGGGCATTATGTTATTGCTTCTGACTGGAAGAAAAATGAGCACATGACTGAGGACATGTTCTGTGATGAATTCCATCTTGTTGATCTCAGGGTCATGGATAACTGCCTGAAGGTTACTGAGGGGGTTGATCATGTTTTCAATCTTGCTGCAGATATGGGTGGGATGGGATTTATTCAGTCTAATCACTCTGTCATTATGTACAACAACACCATGATTAGTTTCAACATGATTGAGGCTGCCAGGATTAACGGCATTAAGAG gTTTTTTTATGCCTCTAGTGCTTGTATCTACCCAGAGTTTAAACAGTTGGAAACCAATGTGAGCTTGAAGGAGTCTGATGCATGGCCAGCTGAG CCACAAGATGCGTATGGACTGGAGAAGCTTGCAACTGAAGAGTTATGCAAGCACTATAACAAGGATTTTGGAATTGAGTGCCGTATTGGGAGGTTCCATAACATCTATGGCCCTTTTGGAACTTGGAAAG GTGGAAGGGAGAAGGCTCCTGCTGCTTTTTGTCGGAAGGTAATTACTTCCACTGATAGATTTGAGATGTGGGGAGATGGATTGCAAACACGATCATTTACCTTCATTGATGAGTGTGTTGAAGGTGTGCTAAG ATTGACAAAATCTGACTTCCGTGAGCCGGTAAATATTGGAAGTGATGAGATGGTTAGCATGAATGAGATGGCCGAGATTATTCTTGGCTTTGAGAACAAGAATATTCCTATTCATCACATTCCTGGTCCCGAGGGTGTTCGAGGTCGTAATTCAGACAACACACTGATAAAAGAAAAGCTTGGCTGGGCTCCAACTATGAAGTTGAAG GATGGGCTGAGGATCACATACTTCTGGATTAAGGAGCAGATTGAGAAGGAGAAGGCTCAAGGTACTGATATATCAGTGTATGGGTCGTCCAAAGTGGTGCAGACTCAGGCCCCAGTTCAACTAGGTTCACTTCGGGCTGCAGATGGCAAAGAATGA
- the LOC108344161 gene encoding uncharacterized protein LOC108344161, giving the protein MKEVLSENLIGDFLEAFCLFDRDGDGCITMEELGSAIRALNQNNPRKEELEMMVNEVDMDGNGMIEFEQFLNVMARKMKQSESEDELKEAFRLFDQDQDGYISPTELLSVMRNIGEKITEKELVEMIRVADLDGDGRVNYEEFVRMMAF; this is encoded by the exons ATGAAGGAAGTGCTGAGTGAAAATCTGATTGGCGATTTTCTAGAAGCCTTCTGTCTTTTTGACAGAGATGGAGATG GGTGCATAACCATGGAAGAACTAGGTAGTGCAATTAGGGCACTGAATCAAAATAATCCCAGGAAGGAGGAGCTGGAAATGATGGTGAATGAAGTGGACATGGATGGGAACGGAATGATAGAATTTGAGCAGTTCTTGAATGTCATGGCCAGGAAAATGAAG CAAAGTGAATCAGAAGATGAATTGAAAGAAGCTTTCAGACTGTTTGACCAGGATCAAGATGGTTACATATCACCCACAGAG TTGTTGTCTGTGATGAGAAATATTGGAGAGAAGATCACAGAAAAAGAGCTGGTGGAGATGATCAGAGTGGCTGATTTGGATGGTGATGGTCGAGTTAATTATGAAGAATTCGTGAGGATGATggctttttaa